In one window of Clavelina lepadiformis chromosome 4, kaClaLepa1.1, whole genome shotgun sequence DNA:
- the LOC143451337 gene encoding small ribosomal subunit protein mS34-like, with protein sequence MAQIAAGVERKLMTHVARKYPMPMHKIMQKRLEYPTESMLQRRKNEKRLFQVLSQLPHWGIGRIITTCQWADNSLFTYWRITRVHVDHNTEEYEYGIAWGIQTVDGRSKGYEEEIPDMNEHLWRLIPKYKEDYYLNYQPKTEEIKEIPLYIPTPPLLHQMMKAEKEKQGSEDANKDFLVRLLINRGRTNLARQRLDDGSLV encoded by the exons ATGGCTCAGATTGCTGCAGGAGTAGAACGAAAATTGATG ACCCATGTAGCCAGAAAATACCCAATGCCTATGCATAAGATAATGCAAAAACGCTTAGAATACCCAACTGAGAGTATGTTGCAACgcagaaaaaatgaaaaacgtttATTTCAAGTGTTATCACAG CTTCCTCACTGGGGCATTGGAAGAATTATAACGACTTGTCAGTGGGCAGACAACTCATTATTTACCTATTGGAGAATTACCCGAGTGCACGTTGATCACAACACTGAA GAATATGAGTATGGGATAGCATGGGGCATTCAAACAGTTGACGGGAGAAGTAAAGGTTATGAGGAGGAAATCCCAGATATGAATGAGCATCTCTGGAGACTTATCCCCAaatataaagaagattattatCTCAATTACCAGCCCAAAACTGAAGAAATCAAAGAAATTCCACTTTATATACCAACGCCCCCTCTGTTACATCAAATGATGAAagcagaaaaagaaaaacag GGAAGTGAAGACGCCAATAAAGATTTTTTGGTAAGACTCCTCATCAACAGAGGACGCACAAACCTCGCAAGGCAACGATTGGATGATGGATCACTGGTGTAG